Proteins from a genomic interval of Culex pipiens pallens isolate TS unplaced genomic scaffold, TS_CPP_V2 Cpp_Un0004, whole genome shotgun sequence:
- the LOC120431118 gene encoding augmin complex subunit dgt5-like: MDEITQFKLWASKLGCPLDKIPADETLKKYIRGKQSVVFRHIMNQVRPRQEIVHMRNNVLVAKLQQFQELGGVLAKSKLNQMPEELQRFEKVRKLHAKIAETKQRIHNSKNVFESVTAKIREKNVQKVQTTGKLHEMNDKLAYYRAIEGFLTKQSEKEVEIKQTIEQLMPARMVESSKTKANAVDAIQLCLKALEEFYAKFSELKQEGCKQAQQVLWATMRSAVKGIPNYLLWSVLMEIKEKQLAEISEADRKQNELEKNGTLSDHDMLQVNIAKLCGSHINQFVDLVAMKKSVQAMKDDYLAKYTPFAQMLETKMNLLNVMDDDSDDVLEDYMLQSTSKDFNQGQLDFMLKEIERKKQEIKIQTQKLDNHEQLLAQLREIYSEIDSYSERMQDDIQQLNQIKEKISYFKRFSRYTVHNMRQKTNPNQTMNLSEQSMNMTRIENSSTTTNGPVYSPAALPPYSNELTLLAQTSFLKFNKSSKMPIFSLETHICLSSSSAEPTSILSLLPGCFSSAEQSLREARNLQKFDDHIKAFASDTKPELDTAAVDGDLYRRLWAANHERICEQLDEIDAISGNTRQIIEKSRVYYDFVLANPLRKYVPPKKLFNGRNYREYESEYLMYYRMINGTMGGK; the protein is encoded by the exons ATGGACGAAATAACCCAGTTCAAGCTGTGGGCTTCCAAGCTGGGCTGCCCGCTGGACAAAATTCCGGCCGATGAAACGCTCAAAAA ATACATCCGCGGCAAGCAGAGTGTCGTGTTCCGGCACATTATGAACCAGGTCCGGCCACGGCAGGAGATCGTGCACATGCGGAACAACGTTCTCGTGGCCAAGCTGCAGCAGTTCCAGGAGCTGGGAGGCGTGCTGGCG aaATCGAAACTGAATCAAATGCCTGAAGAATTGCAACGATTTGAAAAAGTAAGGAAGCTGCATGCGAAAATTGCCGAAACTAAACAGCGAATTCATAATTCGAAGAATGTGTTCGAGTCGGTTACCGCCAAAATAAGAGAAAAGA atgttCAAAAGGTCCAGACAACTGGGAAGCTGCATGAGATGAACGACAAGCTGGCGTATTATCGAGCAATCGAAGGCTTTTTAACGAAACAGTCCGAGAAGGAGGTTGAAATCAAGCAAACAATTGAGCAGTTGATGCCAGCCCGGATGGTCGAATCGTCCAAAACTAAGGCCAACGCTGTAGATGCGATCCAGTTGTGCTTGAAGGCATTGGAGGAGTTTTATGCAAAGTTCAGCGAACTCAAACAGGAGGGCTGCAAACAAGCCCAGCAGGTTCTATGGGCCACGATGAGATCGGCCGTCAAGGGAATCCCAAACTATCTTCTGTGGAGTGTCCTCATGGAGATTAAGGAGAAACAGCTGGCGGAAATATCCGAGGCGGATCGCAAGCAGAACGAGCTGGAGAAGAACGGAACGTTGTCCGACCACGACATGCTGCAGGTCAACATTGCCAAGTTGTGCGGGTCGCACATCAACCAGTTTGTGGATTTGGTGGCGATGAAGAAATCCGTTCAAGCCATGAAGGACGACTATCTGGCCAAGTACACGCCGTTCGCGCAGATGTTGGAGACCAAAATGAACCTGCTGAATGTGATGGACGACGATTCGGATGACGTACTGGAAGATTACATGCTGCAGTCGACCTCGAAAGACTTCAACCAGGGCCAGTTGGATTTTATGCTCAAAGAAATCGAACGCAAGAAGCAAGAAATCAAAATACAAACTCAAAAGCTCGACAACCACGAGCAGTTGTTGGCTCAACTGAGAGAGATTTACAGCGAAATTGATTCGTACTCCGAGCGCATGCAGGACGACATCCAGCAGTTGAACCAAATCAAAGAGAAAATCTCCTATTTCAAGCGATTCAGTCGTTACACCGTTCACAACATGCGTCAAAAGACAAACCCCAACCAGACGATGAATCTCAGCGAGCAATCGATGAACATGACTCGCATCGAAAACAGTAGCACCACCACAAACGGCCCAGTCTACTCCCCCGCTGCCCTCCCCCCCTACTCCAACGAACTAACCCTCCTCGCCCAAACTTCCTTCCTCAAGTTCAACAAATCCTCCAAAATGCCAATCTTCTCGCTCGAAACGCACATCTGCCTTTCGTCCTCCTCCGCCGAACCCACTTCCATCCTGTCCCTTCTCCCTGGCTGCTTCTCATCCGCCGAGCAATCCCTGCGCGAAGCGCGCAACCTTCAAAAGTTTGACGACCACATCAAAGCGTTCGCCAGCGACACCAAGCCGGAACTGGACACGGCTGCCGTCGACGGGGACTTGTACCGGCGGTTGTGGGCGGCGAATCACGAGCGAATCTGCGAGCAGCTGGACGAAATCGATGCCATCTCGGGCAATACGAGGCAAATCATTGAGAAGAGTCGCGTTTACTACGATTTTGTGCTGGCGAATCCGCTGCGGAAGTACGTTCCGCCGAAGAAGCTGTTCAATGGGCGCAATTATCGCGAGTATGAGAGTGAATATTTGATGTACTATCGGATGATTAATGGGACGATGGGGGGAAAGTGA